The Verrucomicrobiota bacterium DNA segment GGCGAAGGAAGGGTGCGGTGCGGCTGGCTGCCACTTGCGCGACCTTTTCCGGTGTCCCCTGGGCCACGACTTCTCCTCCGGCTTGGCCTGGTTCGGGGCCGATGTCGACGAGGTAGTCCGCTTCGGCCATGACCGAGAGATCATGCTCGATGACGACGACGGTGTGCCCTTCGTCGACTAGGCGGTGGAGCACGTCGATGAGGCGACGGACGTCTTCTAGATGCAGGCCAATGCTAGGTTCCTCAATGAGGTAGAGATTGCCCTTGCCATCGCGCAGCTCGCCTCGTTTACGCCGGGTGGCAGCGCCCTTGGCCAGTTCGGCGACCAGTTTCAGCCGTTGGGCCTCGCCCCCGCTCAGGGTGGGACTCGGCTGACCGAGCTGGAGGTAGCCGGTGCCGGTTTCGGCCAAGAGTTGCAGCGGCAGGGCGATCTTGGGGTGGGCCGCGAAGAGGGCAGCGGCTTCCTCGATGGTGGCGTCGAGCACTTGGCCGATGGAGCGGTCCTGCCAGAGGATTTCCTCGGTGGCTGCATTGTAGCGGCGGCCCTGGCAGCGTTCGCAGAGGGTGTAGGTGGTGGGGAGGAAGGCCATTTCCAGCTTGATGCGGCCTTGGCCTTTGCAGGTTTCGCAGCGGCCTCCCTCCGTGTTGAAGGAGAAGCGCGCGGCTTCGTAGCCTCGCATTCGGGCTTCGGGTATCTGGGCGTAGAGCTTGCGGATTTCGTCGAAGACTTTGATGTAGGTGGCCGGGGTGGAGCGGCTCGTTTTGCCGAGCGGTGATTGGTCCACTTCGTAGACGGCGGCCAGCTTTTCGAAGCCTTTCAGTTTGGCCCAAGTCTTTTCGATGGCGCGGCGGGCGCTGGGCTTACCGAGCGACCACTTGGCGGCCGGTTGGAGCACGCCGCGGAGGAAGGAACTTTTGCCCGAGCCAGAGACGCCGGTGATGACGGAAAGTCGACCCAAGGGAAGCCGCACATCGATGTGGCGCAGGTTGTTGGCATGGGCCCCATAGACCCGCAGCCAACCCTCTTTCGCGTTGATGGCGGGCAGAGGGCGACGGGCCCCTCGATAGGGATGGGGCGGGAGGGTCCGGAGGGCGCGGCCGGTGGGGGAGCTTTGGCTGCGGCGGATCTGCGCGAGGGTCCCTTTGGCGACCAGTTCTCCCCCCAAGCGACCCGCGCCCGGACCGAGGTCGAGGACGCGGTCCGCTCGTCGGAGCGTGTCTTCATCGTGCTCGACCACGAGGAGCGAATTCCCTTTCCGGCGAAGGGCCTCCAGGGTGTGGAGCAGGGTTTCGTTATCCCGTGGGTGGAGTCCGATGGTGGGTTCATCCAAGACGTAGAGCACCCCGCGTAGATTGGAGCCCAGTTGGGAGGCGAGCCGGATGCGCTGGGCTTCCCCGCCGCTCAGGGTGCGGGCTCCGCGGTCCAGGCTGAGGTAGCCGAGACCGACTTCTTCCAGAAAGCGCAAGCGCTGCCCGATTTCGGGGAGGATGTCCCGGAGGATTTCTTTGTCTCGACCCCGGAAACGGAGGCCTTCGGTTTCCTGCCGAGCCTCCCGAACAGAGAGCTGGGTGAGATCGGAGATGCTCCACTTCTGCACGCGAACGGCCCGGGCTTCTTCGTGGATGCGTTTGCCCTCGCATTGAGGGCAGGGGATGAGGCTGTCTTCCTCCCCACTTTCGCGGCGTTCTTCCTCTTGCAGCTCCAGGTCGAGCGCGGTTTCCCCGGCCTTGGCACTAGGTTCCCAGCGGCTTTTGCGGATGGTGCCAAAGCCGCGGCAGGTCGGACACCAACCGTGCGGGGAGTTGAAGGAAAAGAGTCGCGGATCCAATTCGTCAAAGGCCCGGCCGCAGCGGGTGCAGGAACGCCGGTCGCTGAAGAGCCGGAAGTGCTTGCGGGCATCGAGAAAACGCAAGGTTCCTTTCCCGATTTGGAGAGCGCGTTCCACCAACTGGCGCAGCTCACGGAGGGTTTCTTTCCCGGTGAGACGGGCCACCACGACGTCGATTTCGTGTTCCCGGTAGCGGTCCAAGCGCTGGAAGTCCTCGGCCATTTGAAACTGGCGATTCACGAGCAATTCAGGAAAGCCCGAGCGGAGCGCCCACTCTGCCACTTCGGTGTGAAAGCCTTTCCGGCCCCGGACCACGGGCGCGAGGAGGGTGCCGCCCTTTCCGGCGAGCAAGGGTCGGAGCTGTTTGGCGATGCTTTCGGAACTCTGGGGCTCGACGGGCAGCCAGCAATTCGGGCAGTGCTGCACGCCCACTTTCGCGAACAAGAGCCGCAGAAAATGGTAGACTTCAGTCACGGTGGCGACGGTCGATTTGCCTCCGCCTTGGGAGACCCGCTGTTCGATGGCGACGGTCGGTGGCAGCCCGGAGACGCGGTCGACTTCCGGCTTTTCCAATTGCTCGGCGAACTGCCGGGCGTAGGGCGACATGCTGTCGAGAAAGCGCCGTTGGCCCTCGGCAAAGACGATGTCGAAAGCGAGGGTGCTTTTGCCGGAGCCGCTCAGGCCGGTCACGAGCACGAATTCATTTTTGGGGATGTCCAGACTGAGGTTTTTGAGGTTGTGATGACGAGCCCCGCGAATTTCGATGGCCTGCGTGCCGGTCTTTTTCGAGACGGTGCTTGGTTCGCTCCGGGCGGGCTCTCGGTCCCCCCGCAAGAACTGTCCGGTGTGGCTTTCGGCCACTTGCGCGACTTCTTCGGGTGTGCCCTCCGCGATCACTCGACCGCCCTTGGAGCCAGCTTCGGGGCCGAGGTCGATGAGGTGGTCGGCGCTTCGGATGACATCGAGATTGTGCTCGATGACCCAGAGACTGCAGCCTTCCTCCACCAGACGATGAAAGACGCGCAGGAGCTTGGCGACGTCGTCGAAGTGGAGGCCGGTCGTGGGTTCATCGAAGAGGAGAAGGTCCGTCTGCCCCGGAGTATCGGCTCGCTCCGTTCGTTCGAGGAGGTGGGCGGCCAACTTGAGCCGCTGGGATTCGCCGCCCGAGAGGGTGTTGAGCGATTGGCCGAGCGAGAGGTAGTCCAGCCCCAGTTCTTCCAAGAGAGCCAAGGTTTTCGCGATGCGCTGGCGGTCCCTGGCTTTCCCGCTTTCGGCCTGCTCGAAGAAGGCGCGCGCTTGGCTGGCCGTCATTTCGAGCACGTCCGCGATGGACCGCCCCTGGAGGGTGAATTCGAGGGCTTCTTTTTGGAAACGGCGCCCTTCGCACTCCGGGCAGCGAAGAAAGAGGTCGCTCAGGAACTGCATCTCGACCTTCTCGAATCCATTTCCCAGGCAGCGCTGGCAGCGCCCCTCTCCGGAATTGAAGGAGAAGTAGCCCGGCTTGATGCCGACGCGCTGGGCCTCGGGTTCAGCGGCGAAGAGATTGCGAATGGCGTCGAAGAGACCGAGGTAGAGCGCCGGGGTGGAGCGGGGTGTTTTCGCGAGGACACTTTGGTCCACCAGGACCACTTGGCGAATTTGCTCCAGCCCGAGCAGGGCCTGGCAACGGCCGGGCTCCTCTTCGGTGGGCTCCCCGAAGTGCCGACGGAGGTTCTGGTAGAAGATTTGGTGGATGAGGGTGGACTTTCCCGAGCCGGAAACCCCAGTCACGCAAGCGAAGACTCCGAGCGGGATGCGTGCGTCCAACTTATTCAGGTTGTGGGAGCTGGCGCCCTTGACCTCGAGCCATCCGCTGGGGGCACGGCGAGTGGTGGGGGGCGCGATCACTTTTCGGCCGGAGAGGTGGTCCAGCGTAAGGGAGCCTTTGGCCGTCCGGGGCGCCCGAGGGCGGCCGGCGTAGATGAGCTGCCCGCCTTTCGAACCGCTCCCAGGTCCGATGTCGAGAAGGTGATCGGCCGCCCGGATGATGGCTTCTTCGTGCTCTACCACGAGCAGGGTATTGCCGCGGTCCCGGAGGGCGTGGAGGATGCGGACGAGCCGCCGGGTGTCCCGCGGATGGAGTCCAATACTTGGCTCATCCAAGACGAAGAGGGTGTCGGTGAGGGCCGCTCCCAGGCAGGTGGTGAGATTGACTCGGGCGACCTCCCCTCCGGAGAGGGTGCGGGTGGGGCGATCGAGTGAGAGGTAACCGAGGCCCACTTCTTCCAGGTAGCCGAGGCGGGCCAGGATTTCCCCGCGGATCATTTCGGTCCCGGGGTCCTGACTCGCGGGGACGGCCCGCTCCACGAAGGGGCGGAGTTCGCTCACGGAGAGCGTCCACCATTCGGGCAGAGTCCGCCCGCCCACGCGGAAGTCGAGGGCGGCCGGTCGGAGCCGGGCTCCTTGGCAGGAGCGGCAGAGGGTGTAGCTGCGAAAGCGGCTGAGAAAGACCCGGACGTGCATTTTGTAGGCCTTGCTTTCCAGCCAATCAAAAAAGCCCCGCACGCCATACCATTCGCCATTTTGCCAAGCCTGCTCGGCATCGCCCCGGTCTCCCTCGATGACCCATTCTTGTTCGCCCGGGCTCAGGTCTTCGAAGGGCGTATCGAGATCGATCGAGGCCTTGCGGGCCGCTCGCATGAGGTCGCCCTTGGACTCGGCATATTGCGTCCCGCTGAAGGCTTTGACGACACCTTGTCGGATGGAAAGCGTGGGGTCGGGAAGGGCCTTGTCGAGATCGATTCCGATGACCCGGCCGAAGCCACGGCAGTCGGGGCAGGCTCCCAGCGGGTGATTGAAGCTGAAGAGTCCCGGCGTGGGTTCGGGAAAGGGGCGATCGCAATCCGCGCAGTGCCAATGCTTCGAGAAGGAGCGGGTCTGACCGTTTTCCCGGTCGATGAGCTGGACCCGGCCTTTGCCAAAGTGAAGGCTCGCTTCGATGGCTTCCAGTAGGCGGGTCTTGCGGCGGCCGTCGACCTTGATGCGGTCTTGGACCACGGTCACGACGGCTGGGAGAGCGGGTCGCTCGAAGGCCTCCGGCTGGTCGGTCCGGTAGATTTCTTCGTAAATGCGCACCCGGAGGTAGCCTTGGGCTTGCAAGAACTCGAAGAAGGCGCGGGGCTCGGCCTGCTCGCCGACCGGGACCCCGAAACAGACCAAGAGTTCACGGCCGCTCTTTTCGGCCAGCGCCCAAGCCAGGATGGAGGCGGCGGTTTCTGGTTGGACTTGTTGTCCGCAGCCGGGGCAATGGCAGGTGGCGACTTTTGGGAAGAGGAGCTTGAGGTGGTCATTGACCTCCGTGATGGTGCCCACGGTGGATCGGGTGGTGCGAACATTGTTGGTTTGCTCGACCGCGATGGCCGGCGGAATGCCCTCGATCCGCTCCGCTTGCGGCTTGTCCATCCGGTCGAAGAACTGCCGGACGTAGGGCGAGAAGGTCTCGACGTAGCGGCGTTGGCCCTCCGCGTAGACGGTCTGAAAGGCGAGCGAGGATTTCCCCGAACCGCTCGGCCCGGTCACCACGGTCATTTGCCCGAGGGGGATCTCGCAATCGATGCCCTGGAGATTGTTTTGCGTGACTCCCTGGAGCCGGATGGCCTCGCGCTTGGAGGTTTTTTTGGCGGCTGGTTTCCGGGGAGAACGAGGCATGAGGGGTCGCGCTACAGTGCGGGACTGTTTCGTTTGTCAGCCGGGGTTCGTCGACCGGAAATCAGGAGCCGACTTTCGGGCGGAAGTTAGCGGCTTCGCCGAAGCGGGTTTTTGACCGACCCGATGGGCTGCGGCCCTTTTTGTTTGCTGGCCGCGTTGTTCGTCGGTCGCGGGGGAAACCCCGCTCCCCCCTCGCGCCTTGCCAACAAACAAAATGACTCGCAGTTTTTCATTCCCTGGTTTTTCAAGAGTCTCCTAGAGGGGGTCGAGGTTGCGGGTGTAGGTTTTGTTTTTCTTCAGCTTCTCCATTTTTCCCGTGTGCTTTTCCAGCCAAACGGGGGTCACGCTGTGGGTGGCCAGCTGTCCGTCCGCGTCATAGAGAAGCACGGCGTAGCCCGAATACATGAAGCCGAAGGCCGCGCCATCTCGATCATAGGAGTTATGGAAGGGCTGGGCCCGGAGGGTGGTCTGGTGACCTGCCTCGAGGAGAGCCAAGTCAAAATCCTCCCGCCAAATCAAGCCAATGATGGAGCTGTTCAGCACGCTTTTTCCGAAGACCAGCATGCTGACCTTGGCGTTGCGCACTGGGATGCTGGCGGAGCGGTTGTCGATGTGGATTTCAGGGGAGTATTCCTGCATCCGGTCGTCGGCATCGCCGCCCTTGGTGGCCACCCGCCGATTGGCCATGAATTCGATTTGCAATCGATCCGGGTCGGGCATGGCCTTCTTCTGAAATTCAGCCCACCAGATCTCGAGCTTTTTCTGGGAGGCAGCGTCCAAGGCATCCAGTTCCAATACGGTCTGGCGCCCGTTGAAAAGCAGGGTCACTTGGTGGTCGCTCACTTCGCGCACATCCGCTCGGATGGTCACGCCCGCTTTATTAGTGAGTTCCATTTCGACCGCGTGGGTCGTCGCCAACAAGGCGAGCGCCAGGGCCAGGAGAGATCGGGACAATTTCATCGTGCTGGTTGGGCGAGAGGCGAGGACGAGGCCACCTCCGAGGCGGAAGGGGTGGCTCCCCCTTCTACCTTTCGCGCGGATCGGCTGTTGCAGATTCCGGTCCAAGGTGCTAACGGCCCGCTGTGAATTTTTCAGGCTCGCGGATCGACGCTCCCCTCCTCCTACTCGGGTAGGCTGTAGGGATTCTTGTTGCTTGTCGTCCGCCAGCTGAATTCCCCGTCGACGCTTCCCGGCCGGGTCTTTCTCCTTTGCTTTCTGCCGGCTTGCGAGCATTTCTTTTCTTCTCACTCATGTCCGATTCTCTCCTTCTTTTTGATACCACGTTGCGCGATGGCGAGCAGTGCCCCGGTGCGTCTATGAACTTCCGCGAGAAGATGGAAGTGGCCCGGCAGTTGGCGCGCTTGAACGTGGATGTGATCGAAGCGGGCTTCCCCGTCATTTCCGAGGGCGACTTCGCAGCGGTCCAGAGCATTGCCACGGAGGTGAAGGGTCCCCGCATTGCCGGACTGGCGCGCTGTGTGGCCAAGGACATCGACGCCGCCGGAGCCGCCGTCAAGCCAGCCGGGGAGCGCGGTCGCATCCACGTCTTTTTGGCGACCTCCAAAATCCATCGCGATTTCAAACTCAAGAAGGCGGAAGACGAGATCATTCGCTTGGCCGTCGAAGGAGTAAAGCGGGCCAAGGGGCATGTGCAGGATGTGGAGTTTTCCCCCGAAGACGCCAGCCGCACCGAGCCCGAATTTCTGGCCAGGGTGACCGAGGCGGTCATTGCGGCCGGGGCCACCACGGTCAACATCCCCGACACGGTCGGCTTCGCGGTCCCCGAGGAATTTGGCGCGCTCATCGAATACCTCATGGGGCAGGTCGCCCACATGGACGACGCCATTCTCAGTGTGCATTGCCACAATGATCTCGGCTTGGCGGTGGCCAATTCCCTGGCCGCTGTCAAAGCGGGCGCTCGTCAGGTCGAAGGAACGATCAATGGCATCGGAGAACGGGCCGGCAATGCGGCCCTCGAAGAAGTCATGATGGCGCTCAAGACCCGTCCAGGCGCTTTTGGCGAGGTCACGGTCAATGCCCGGACCGAGGAGATTCTCAAAACCTCGAGACTCATCGCACGGATGGCGTCCATGCCGGTCCAGCGTTCCAAGGCGATTGTGGGAGAAAATGCTTTTGCCCACTCGTCCGGCATTCATCAAGACGGCATTCTCAAGAAGCGCGAGACCTACGAAATCATGGACCCGGTCGACGTGGGGTGGGCCTCGACCGAGCTGCCTCTTACGAAACATTCTGGAAAGCACGCGGTCCAGGAGCGGCTCACCAAGTTGGGATACACTCTCAGCGATGAAGAGATGGCGGTCCTGATGGTCCGTTTCAAAGAGATCGGGGATCGCAAGAAATTCGTTTACGACGATGACCTGGCAGCGCTGGTGGACGAGTCCATGGACAGCAGCGCGGGGATGTATCGCTTGGACTACATCTACGTGGCAGCCGGTTCCTCGACTGTGCCGACGGCGACCGTTCGTCTCAGCCGAGGCGACGAAGTTTTGGAGGACTCGAGCCCGGGGAATGGAGCGGTGGACGCCGCCATGAAAGCGATCGACCGCAGCCTCGACCAACGAGGTCGTCTCCTGCAATACCTGGTCGAAAGCACGGGCGAAGGGAAGGACTCCGTCGGCGAAGTCACCATCAAAGCGGACTTCGGGAATGGCGAACTCATCACCGGCAAAGGCGCCAGCACCGATGTCATCGAGGCCAGCGCCCGCGCCTACCTCAATGCCGTCAATCGGGCTCTCCTCCTGATGCAGCAACGGGAACATGGCCAGCCCGAGAGCGCGCCCGAGGATATGGTCACGCCCTAATCACCTGCGGGGGATGCCGGCAATCCCGCATTGTCTTCTTCGGCAAGGGGTGATAGTATTTAAGGGAACTTAAGTATTTATCCACCACTGCCCCCCCGGTTCCCATGATGACGCAAAATCTGGAAGAACAACTCCGGCAAGCCATTCGGGAGAAGAAGCATGCCCGGCGGACGGAGGAGGCTTACCTGGATTGGTATCGGCGCTTCGTCGCCTTTCATGGCCAACGGCACCCCTCCCGCCTGAGCGCAGCGGAGGTCAATCACTTCCTCATCCATCTCAAGCTCCAGCGGAAAGCGGCCGATGCCACGCTTCTCCAGGCCCAGCATGCCTTGGGATTTTTCTTCCGAGAGATTCTTCATCGAGACCTCCCCGAGTTGCGGGTCACGCAGCGGGTGCGGCGCGAGAAGAGATTCCCCACCGTCCTCTCTCAGGAAGAGGCGCAGCGCCTTTTGGAGACGGTCACGGGGGAGGCGGCTTTGCCCTCCCGGCTGATCTACGGCACCGGCATGCGGGTGAACGAAGCGCTTCGGCTTCGCTCCCAGGACGTGGATTTTGAGGAGGGGACACTCGCGGTGCGGGGCGAGGACGAGCAAGTGCAGCGGGAGGTCCTCCTGCCCAAGGTCCTGGAGGGGGCGCTTCGGGAACAGTTGGCCTTCAATCGGCGACTCTTCGAGGCCGATCGCCGGGAATGCTTTCTCCCACTCCCGATGCCGGATCACATGGACGGGAGCGTCGCACTGCTGGGACAGACTTGGGAGTGGTTTTGGGTCTTTCCTTCCAAGCACTTGGCCCACGAAGGCGGCAGCACCAAGGCCATCCGCAATCACCTTCACGCTAATTCGGTCAACCGCTGCCTCCGGGAAGCGGCCAAGTTGGCCAATATCGCCACCCGCCCCAGCGCGGCCATTCTCCGCCATAGCTACGCGCTTCATCTCTTGATGTCGGGCGTGCACCTCGATGACCTCCAGAAGGCCCTGGGGCATCGAGATCGACGGACGACCGAGGTCTATCGCCAGCTTATGAAAGAGCTGCGCAAGAAGTTAGAGAGTCCGCTGGATCTCTTTGCGGCTTGATTTCCTCCAGCGCGTGAGCGCTTTTCCGCTACTCCCTTCCTAGCACCGTTCCTCTGCTGGATCCGGTCGCTTCTTCGGAGGTGGCTTGCGTGGCGACGAACTCTCGCACGAGGGCGATGATTTGTTCTCCATAGAGGGTGACTTTGCGATCGCCAAAGCCCGAAAGATCTCGCAGGACTTTGAGACCCTGCGGGAGTTCTCCGCAGACTTCCCGGAACATGCGATCGCTCGCAATGACGTAAGGGGGCACGTCTTCCGCGAGGGCTTGCTCCCGCCGCCAGGCGCGGAGCCGCTCGAAGAGTTCGGGATTCTTCGTCTCCACTTCGCCGCCCGCGTTGCGACTGCGTTTTTTGACGAAAGAGGAGTCCTCCTGGTCTTTGCGCACTTTGCGGGAAAAGGTTTGACGGTCTTTGAGGAGGTCCCAGGAGCCTTCGTTTAGCTGGAGAATCGCTCCGCGCATGCCGCCTGTCTCCAAGCGGCCGGCACTGAGGAGAGATTCGATCACTTGCAGCCAAAATCCCTTGGGTCGGTCTCGGCCCATGCCGAAGGTTTTCAAGTCGGCGTGCCCAAAGTCCCGCACTTTGGGGGTTTCCTTGCCGATCACGATGTCCGTGACATGCCCCCCGCCGAAGCGTTGGCCAGTGCGGGCGATGGCCGAAAGGACGATCTGGGCGTCGCGCGTGGCGTCGATCTCTTCATAATCGCCCGAGCAGCAGTCGCAGCCGGTGCATTCTCCCTGAAGCTCTTCGTCGAAGTAGGAGAGAAGCGCCTTGCGCCGGCAACTTGTGCTTTGAGCGAAGCGCTCCATGGCCCGGAGTCGCTTGCGGGCTGCGTCCCGTTCTTCCTCCTCCTCGATTTCATCGAGAAAGCGGGTCTGCATCATGGCGTCTTGCCGCCCGTAGAAGAGGGTGCAGTGGGCGGGGTCCCCATCGCGCCCGGCTCGGCCAGTTTCTTGGTAGTAGCTTTCGAGGTTTTTCGGGAGGTCGCCGTGGACGACAAAGCGGACGTCTGGTTTGTCGATCCCCATGCCAAAAGCGATGGTGGCCACCACGACCTCGGCTTCGCCTCGTAGAAAGGCCTCTTGGGCCTGCGCCCGTCGCTCGTCCGGCAAGCCGGCGTGGTAGGCCGTGCAGGCGATCCCTTGAGTGGCCAATTCTTCTGCGGTGGCTTCGACCTCCTTGCGGGTGGCCCGGTAGACGATGCCGCTCTGCCCGCGACGCTTGGCCACGAAGTCGGCGACTTGCTGGCGGACGCGTTTTTTCGGCCGCACCTCATAGTAGAGATTCGGTCGATTGAAGGAAGCCCTCACCGCGAAGGGATCCCGCAACTGGAGTCGCCTCTCGATGTCCCCTCCCACTTTCTCGGTGGCGGTGGCCGTGAAGGCGGCGATCGGGGTCTCAGGAAAGGAGGCCCGGAGCTGGTCCAGACCGAGGTAGTCTTTGCGGAAGTCGTGTCCCCATTCCGAGATGCAATGGGCTTCGTCGATGGCAAAGAAAGCCGGTTGGCCGAGAGGACAAGCCCGCAGGCGCTCCAAGAAACCCTCCATTAAGAGGCGTTCGGGTGCGAGGTAGAGCAGATCGAGCGCGCCTTGCTGATAACGCTGAGCGACGGCGCGACGCTCCTCGGGCTCGAGTGTGCTATTGACGTAATCCGCTCGAATTCCATTCCGGCGGGCGGCGTCCACTTGGTCCTTCATGAGAGCGATGAGGGGACTGACCACCACGGCCGTTCCCTCGGTCAGGAGGGCGGGCAGTTGGTAGCAGAGGCTTTTGCCAGCCCCAGTCGGCATGACAGCAAAGACATCGCGGCCCGTGTGAAGCGCTTCCACGATCTCCCGTTGGTGCGCGCGGAAGCCCGCGAAGCCGAAAACTCGTTGGAGAGTCTCATGGATGGGGTTGTTCGTTTGAACGCTCACGTCCTCTGTTTTAGCACGCTTGGTCCTTGTCTGTCAACGCTGGGCTGAGAACACGTTGACAGGAATTCCCGGTCGGGGAAGTCTCCACGATGCGCCCGTGGTCTCTTTTGCTTCTCGTCTTTGGATGTCTTTTTCTTGGGGGCTGTGGATTGGCCGCCGTACCAGTGAAGGCGGCAGGGGCGGCGGTGGGAACCGCGGGCCGGTTGATGTCGGCAGCCATCCCGCCCGACCCCAGTG contains these protein-coding regions:
- the uvrA gene encoding excinuclease ABC subunit UvrA; the encoded protein is MPRSPRKPAAKKTSKREAIRLQGVTQNNLQGIDCEIPLGQMTVVTGPSGSGKSSLAFQTVYAEGQRRYVETFSPYVRQFFDRMDKPQAERIEGIPPAIAVEQTNNVRTTRSTVGTITEVNDHLKLLFPKVATCHCPGCGQQVQPETAASILAWALAEKSGRELLVCFGVPVGEQAEPRAFFEFLQAQGYLRVRIYEEIYRTDQPEAFERPALPAVVTVVQDRIKVDGRRKTRLLEAIEASLHFGKGRVQLIDRENGQTRSFSKHWHCADCDRPFPEPTPGLFSFNHPLGACPDCRGFGRVIGIDLDKALPDPTLSIRQGVVKAFSGTQYAESKGDLMRAARKASIDLDTPFEDLSPGEQEWVIEGDRGDAEQAWQNGEWYGVRGFFDWLESKAYKMHVRVFLSRFRSYTLCRSCQGARLRPAALDFRVGGRTLPEWWTLSVSELRPFVERAVPASQDPGTEMIRGEILARLGYLEEVGLGYLSLDRPTRTLSGGEVARVNLTTCLGAALTDTLFVLDEPSIGLHPRDTRRLVRILHALRDRGNTLLVVEHEEAIIRAADHLLDIGPGSGSKGGQLIYAGRPRAPRTAKGSLTLDHLSGRKVIAPPTTRRAPSGWLEVKGASSHNLNKLDARIPLGVFACVTGVSGSGKSTLIHQIFYQNLRRHFGEPTEEEPGRCQALLGLEQIRQVVLVDQSVLAKTPRSTPALYLGLFDAIRNLFAAEPEAQRVGIKPGYFSFNSGEGRCQRCLGNGFEKVEMQFLSDLFLRCPECEGRRFQKEALEFTLQGRSIADVLEMTASQARAFFEQAESGKARDRQRIAKTLALLEELGLDYLSLGQSLNTLSGGESQRLKLAAHLLERTERADTPGQTDLLLFDEPTTGLHFDDVAKLLRVFHRLVEEGCSLWVIEHNLDVIRSADHLIDLGPEAGSKGGRVIAEGTPEEVAQVAESHTGQFLRGDREPARSEPSTVSKKTGTQAIEIRGARHHNLKNLSLDIPKNEFVLVTGLSGSGKSTLAFDIVFAEGQRRFLDSMSPYARQFAEQLEKPEVDRVSGLPPTVAIEQRVSQGGGKSTVATVTEVYHFLRLLFAKVGVQHCPNCWLPVEPQSSESIAKQLRPLLAGKGGTLLAPVVRGRKGFHTEVAEWALRSGFPELLVNRQFQMAEDFQRLDRYREHEIDVVVARLTGKETLRELRQLVERALQIGKGTLRFLDARKHFRLFSDRRSCTRCGRAFDELDPRLFSFNSPHGWCPTCRGFGTIRKSRWEPSAKAGETALDLELQEEERRESGEEDSLIPCPQCEGKRIHEEARAVRVQKWSISDLTQLSVREARQETEGLRFRGRDKEILRDILPEIGQRLRFLEEVGLGYLSLDRGARTLSGGEAQRIRLASQLGSNLRGVLYVLDEPTIGLHPRDNETLLHTLEALRRKGNSLLVVEHDEDTLRRADRVLDLGPGAGRLGGELVAKGTLAQIRRSQSSPTGRALRTLPPHPYRGARRPLPAINAKEGWLRVYGAHANNLRHIDVRLPLGRLSVITGVSGSGKSSFLRGVLQPAAKWSLGKPSARRAIEKTWAKLKGFEKLAAVYEVDQSPLGKTSRSTPATYIKVFDEIRKLYAQIPEARMRGYEAARFSFNTEGGRCETCKGQGRIKLEMAFLPTTYTLCERCQGRRYNAATEEILWQDRSIGQVLDATIEEAAALFAAHPKIALPLQLLAETGTGYLQLGQPSPTLSGGEAQRLKLVAELAKGAATRRKRGELRDGKGNLYLIEEPSIGLHLEDVRRLIDVLHRLVDEGHTVVVIEHDLSVMAEADYLVDIGPEPGQAGGEVVAQGTPEKVAQVAASRTAPFLRRVLYQAAELAGRMAE
- a CDS encoding integron integrase → MMTQNLEEQLRQAIREKKHARRTEEAYLDWYRRFVAFHGQRHPSRLSAAEVNHFLIHLKLQRKAADATLLQAQHALGFFFREILHRDLPELRVTQRVRREKRFPTVLSQEEAQRLLETVTGEAALPSRLIYGTGMRVNEALRLRSQDVDFEEGTLAVRGEDEQVQREVLLPKVLEGALREQLAFNRRLFEADRRECFLPLPMPDHMDGSVALLGQTWEWFWVFPSKHLAHEGGSTKAIRNHLHANSVNRCLREAAKLANIATRPSAAILRHSYALHLLMSGVHLDDLQKALGHRDRRTTEVYRQLMKELRKKLESPLDLFAA
- a CDS encoding 2-isopropylmalate synthase, whose amino-acid sequence is MSDSLLLFDTTLRDGEQCPGASMNFREKMEVARQLARLNVDVIEAGFPVISEGDFAAVQSIATEVKGPRIAGLARCVAKDIDAAGAAVKPAGERGRIHVFLATSKIHRDFKLKKAEDEIIRLAVEGVKRAKGHVQDVEFSPEDASRTEPEFLARVTEAVIAAGATTVNIPDTVGFAVPEEFGALIEYLMGQVAHMDDAILSVHCHNDLGLAVANSLAAVKAGARQVEGTINGIGERAGNAALEEVMMALKTRPGAFGEVTVNARTEEILKTSRLIARMASMPVQRSKAIVGENAFAHSSGIHQDGILKKRETYEIMDPVDVGWASTELPLTKHSGKHAVQERLTKLGYTLSDEEMAVLMVRFKEIGDRKKFVYDDDLAALVDESMDSSAGMYRLDYIYVAAGSSTVPTATVRLSRGDEVLEDSSPGNGAVDAAMKAIDRSLDQRGRLLQYLVESTGEGKDSVGEVTIKADFGNGELITGKGASTDVIEASARAYLNAVNRALLLMQQREHGQPESAPEDMVTP
- the recQ gene encoding DNA helicase RecQ, with amino-acid sequence MSVQTNNPIHETLQRVFGFAGFRAHQREIVEALHTGRDVFAVMPTGAGKSLCYQLPALLTEGTAVVVSPLIALMKDQVDAARRNGIRADYVNSTLEPEERRAVAQRYQQGALDLLYLAPERLLMEGFLERLRACPLGQPAFFAIDEAHCISEWGHDFRKDYLGLDQLRASFPETPIAAFTATATEKVGGDIERRLQLRDPFAVRASFNRPNLYYEVRPKKRVRQQVADFVAKRRGQSGIVYRATRKEVEATAEELATQGIACTAYHAGLPDERRAQAQEAFLRGEAEVVVATIAFGMGIDKPDVRFVVHGDLPKNLESYYQETGRAGRDGDPAHCTLFYGRQDAMMQTRFLDEIEEEEERDAARKRLRAMERFAQSTSCRRKALLSYFDEELQGECTGCDCCSGDYEEIDATRDAQIVLSAIARTGQRFGGGHVTDIVIGKETPKVRDFGHADLKTFGMGRDRPKGFWLQVIESLLSAGRLETGGMRGAILQLNEGSWDLLKDRQTFSRKVRKDQEDSSFVKKRSRNAGGEVETKNPELFERLRAWRREQALAEDVPPYVIASDRMFREVCGELPQGLKVLRDLSGFGDRKVTLYGEQIIALVREFVATQATSEEATGSSRGTVLGRE